The Priestia koreensis genomic interval TTCCGTCATTTTCAATGGATTTATTCAGGGTGTGAGAACGATAGCCCTTTGTCGCTGCGATAAGTGTTGCCGCTTCTTTAAAGGCTTCCTCAAATTCGTTTTGTTTTTCTTTGTGAATGTAAAAAATGGCATGTTCAATAATCATGCACGTATCTCCTCCTTCTGCAAATGTCTTTCCCATCTTAATATGTTTTCCAATAAAAGAAAAGCTGAAGAGATTGAGTCTCTTCAGCGAATAGAAACGATTAATAACATTGAAAGGATGAAATACGATTCGTATCAATCCCAAAGTAAACCCAGTTGAATCCTGTCCAGCGATATCCTGATACTGAACGACGCCCTACATATGTCGGGTAAAACCAAAACGATTGCCCGCTATTTAACCAGACATACGTGTACTTATATCGACATCCTGCAATCGCTCCTGGATCGACAGCTTTTAAGCTCGGCCCTTGATTTAACTGAGGGACAAATGACGGCGGTGGTGAAGTTGGTGGGCCGTCCTGATTCCAGCCTCCTGAAGGTGGGCCAGGTGGTGGTGGTGGGAAAGAACCTGGTCCTTGGTTTGGGAGTGGTGGTGGAAAAAAGCCCTGCTGTGGAGGTGGTGAACCTGGGAAAAACCCTCCT includes:
- a CDS encoding transporter; translation: MYDWRQQSNFPFSVVIPGFPGGSGSSPQGGFFPGSPPPQQGFFPPPLPNQGPGSFPPPPPGPPSGGWNQDGPPTSPPPSFVPQLNQGPSLKAVDPGAIAGCRYKYTYVWLNSGQSFWFYPTYVGRRSVSGYRWTGFNWVYFGIDTNRISSFQCY